Proteins from a genomic interval of Candidatus Hydrogenedentota bacterium:
- a CDS encoding ABC-2 transporter permease, which translates to MTVRALLWKDLRIFTDVFAAGIALLLGSYFLAFLLVYSGGAKEFSWSSVFAGGASLARFTSILISALLGAYAFAYENEDRSSLFLASLPADRRTIVFSKALIAVSAFAMIWLTSLTVLLTGMRAMGVEWSTLKLVLEGMVGYAASGAMAFGVSWALSLKMASPVGAALAGLVSLMPVYLLQIAANEHFGIENPMFFHPIALVLMTCACFAGVGSGGIAYIRTGGVPQTETRRRWQRARTVAWELGELQTPKAASFHALLWKDAALLSTSFRVGVAVVAAPYLVVLTSPDKATVFRGASLVAAALLALVASFWSGHLMSAESTSRTGESLAYLPARRSTRIFARLSVLLTPVSTMSLLNLGILLTANSAIPGSIRLGANFTWTNWQNAPYLIIGMCLANAGLVGCSLSWLVSAKYRRPAMAIVVGVMTAFSGMAVFGALSSLCVASPDILTPTGFVACYTAGSLGISSLLFGLGSVQGDKPN; encoded by the coding sequence ATGACCGTGCGAGCGTTGCTCTGGAAAGATCTGCGCATTTTCACAGACGTATTTGCAGCCGGAATTGCGCTGCTTCTGGGGTCGTACTTCTTGGCTTTCTTGCTGGTCTATTCGGGAGGCGCAAAGGAGTTTTCGTGGAGTAGCGTCTTCGCTGGCGGCGCATCCCTGGCGCGCTTCACGTCGATTCTCATCAGCGCGCTCCTGGGCGCATACGCATTCGCGTATGAGAACGAAGACCGTTCAAGTCTCTTCCTTGCCTCTCTGCCCGCGGACCGGCGCACGATCGTGTTCAGCAAAGCCCTCATCGCAGTGTCGGCATTCGCAATGATATGGCTAACAAGTCTCACTGTCCTGCTTACTGGAATGCGAGCGATGGGAGTCGAGTGGAGCACGTTGAAGCTCGTGCTCGAAGGCATGGTGGGATACGCGGCTTCCGGCGCCATGGCCTTTGGCGTTTCATGGGCCCTTTCGCTGAAGATGGCCAGCCCGGTCGGCGCAGCACTCGCGGGCTTGGTGTCACTTATGCCCGTATATCTGCTGCAAATCGCAGCCAACGAACACTTCGGTATAGAGAACCCGATGTTCTTCCACCCGATAGCACTGGTTCTCATGACGTGCGCTTGCTTTGCCGGAGTGGGTTCTGGCGGCATCGCATACATTCGCACCGGCGGAGTCCCTCAGACAGAGACTCGCCGAAGATGGCAACGCGCGCGCACTGTTGCCTGGGAACTCGGGGAATTGCAGACACCCAAGGCGGCCTCTTTTCACGCGTTACTCTGGAAAGATGCCGCCCTTCTCAGCACTTCCTTTCGCGTGGGCGTCGCGGTCGTCGCGGCGCCGTATCTTGTCGTTCTCACGAGCCCTGACAAAGCAACAGTCTTTCGTGGCGCGAGCCTTGTGGCAGCAGCGCTACTCGCACTTGTCGCCAGTTTCTGGAGCGGACACCTCATGTCCGCGGAATCGACATCTCGAACGGGAGAGTCTCTTGCGTATTTGCCGGCGCGACGCTCGACCCGAATCTTCGCGAGGCTTTCCGTGCTACTCACACCGGTTAGCACGATGAGTCTTCTGAACCTGGGGATTCTTCTGACGGCAAACAGCGCCATTCCGGGTTCCATTCGGCTCGGAGCGAACTTCACGTGGACCAATTGGCAGAACGCGCCCTATCTCATCATAGGGATGTGCCTCGCCAACGCCGGATTGGTTGGATGTTCGTTGTCATGGCTCGTTTCAGCAAAGTATCGGCGGCCAGCCATGGCAATTGTCGTTGGAGTCATGACTGCGTTTTCGGGAATGGCAGTGTTTGGGGCACTTTCGTCATTGTGCGTGGCATCGCCCGACATCCTTACACCCACTGGATTCGTCGCTTGTTACACGGCGGGGAGTCTGGGCATTTCGAGTCTGTTGTTTGGCCTGGGCAGCGTACAGGGCGATAAGCCGAACTGA